One Alkaliphilus sp. B6464 genomic window carries:
- a CDS encoding phage portal protein has protein sequence MKGGEKLRWPWQKEERAEETSSKVDDVLLKALLGGTIITKEQALNIPSVKSCINFIADTVSMLPIKLYKESDGKTEEIKEDIRIGLLNDDTKDTLDAVQFWRALITDYFLGKGGYAYINKNLNSFSSLHYVDEAHISTVRNADPIFKSYQILVNGQNYWPHEFIKLLRNTKDGAEGVSIIEENSLLLSVAYNSLIYEETLVKKGGNKKGFIKAPKKLTTEAMDALKEAWRKLYSNNSENVVILNEGLDFQEASNTSVEMQLNENKQTNSAEICKIINIPENIIKGTATSKEYTNGFKMGVMPVLRVIECALNREFLLEKEKSSFYYAFDTKEMLKGDIKERFEAYKAGIEANFLQIDEVRYMEDWEPLGLNWIKLGLDAVLYDVKTGTIYTPNTNKTSKLTKIMKGGEEIED, from the coding sequence ATGAAAGGCGGTGAGAAATTGAGATGGCCATGGCAAAAAGAAGAAAGAGCAGAAGAAACAAGTTCTAAAGTCGATGATGTACTCCTAAAAGCTCTCCTTGGTGGCACAATAATAACCAAAGAACAGGCCCTAAACATTCCAAGTGTAAAAAGCTGTATTAATTTTATAGCCGATACAGTGTCAATGCTACCTATAAAACTTTATAAAGAGAGTGACGGAAAGACAGAGGAAATAAAAGAGGACATAAGAATAGGATTATTAAATGACGATACTAAAGACACATTAGATGCAGTTCAGTTTTGGAGAGCATTAATTACAGACTATTTTCTTGGCAAAGGCGGTTATGCCTATATTAATAAGAATTTAAATAGCTTTAGTAGCCTACATTATGTAGATGAAGCTCATATATCTACTGTAAGAAATGCTGATCCAATATTTAAATCCTATCAAATCTTAGTTAATGGTCAAAATTATTGGCCACATGAATTTATAAAGCTGCTTAGGAATACAAAAGATGGTGCAGAGGGAGTAAGTATAATTGAAGAAAACAGTTTATTACTTAGTGTCGCATACAATTCTTTAATTTACGAGGAAACTTTAGTAAAAAAAGGTGGAAACAAAAAAGGATTCATAAAAGCTCCTAAAAAGTTGACAACAGAGGCTATGGATGCATTAAAAGAAGCTTGGAGGAAGCTGTATAGTAATAACAGCGAAAATGTAGTAATACTTAACGAAGGATTAGATTTTCAAGAGGCTTCAAATACTTCTGTAGAAATGCAGCTTAATGAAAATAAACAAACAAACTCAGCCGAAATATGTAAGATAATTAATATTCCTGAAAATATAATAAAAGGAACTGCTACATCAAAGGAATATACAAATGGATTTAAAATGGGAGTCATGCCTGTTTTAAGAGTAATAGAATGTGCTTTAAATAGAGAGTTTTTACTTGAAAAAGAAAAGAGCTCTTTTTATTATGCCTTTGACACTAAAGAAATGCTAAAGGGCGATATTAAGGAAAGATTTGAAGCGTATAAGGCGGGAATAGAAGCTAACTTTTTACAAATTGACGAAGTGCGTTATATGGAAGATTGGGAGCCATTAGGACTTAATTGGATTAAATTAGGCTTAGATGCAGTTCTTTACGATGTTAAGACAGGAACTATATATACTCCTAATACCAATAAAACAAGTAAACTAACAAAAATAATGAAAGGTGGTGAGGAAATTGAGGATTGA
- a CDS encoding terminase TerL endonuclease subunit gives MVQDSRAYKYAQWCIIPENKKAPKYVKKQAKAWIAIADGEDSEAYIDEDTLEQVTMLLGLMVHPDLLCPMDEGMEDYAWLLIIAALCTKLKNDKNRDIRYYTTVLLLISRKNFKTFYAAVIFILLMLTDLQFSRFFSVAPDLKLSKELQIAIRKIIKSSPILVEHNAFQVLRSEIRCLLTESEYTPLAYSEDKMDGKLANAFLADEAGAMDSYPIEAMRSSQITLFNKLGIILSTQYPNDNNGMIDEIDISKKVLDGLRDNKRRFSLLYEPDDEFLLDDKWMTEDLVIYQSNPVTVDNEHIFEAIKEKREDAVDYENKRENYLCKHNNIKYKGLGVEGYIEITKVRECKIKKDKEFWKGKKVWLGMDLSLTEDNTAVAMVTEDEGKIYGKVWGFIPGDKKKQKSKREGVDYDRLIKQGVCFESSGEVISYEDVENHILGLEEEYEVEIQQIGYDRMNAISTIQKLESAGYECVEIKQHSSVLHMPTKLLKELILRKKFKYEENLMLEINFQNARCTEDTNLNKYVNKKKSAGKVDMVVGLINAMYLLEQELLYGVDDFAVQVG, from the coding sequence ATGGTACAGGATAGTAGGGCCTATAAATATGCCCAATGGTGTATAATTCCAGAAAACAAGAAAGCACCTAAGTACGTAAAGAAACAGGCAAAAGCTTGGATAGCCATTGCAGATGGAGAAGATTCCGAAGCATACATTGACGAAGATACCCTTGAACAGGTGACTATGTTATTAGGGCTTATGGTACACCCAGACTTACTTTGTCCTATGGACGAGGGCATGGAAGATTATGCTTGGCTCTTAATAATTGCAGCACTTTGTACTAAATTAAAAAATGATAAAAATAGAGATATAAGATATTACACAACCGTATTGCTATTAATTAGTCGTAAGAATTTCAAGACTTTTTATGCAGCGGTTATTTTTATACTCTTAATGCTAACAGACCTACAATTCAGTCGTTTTTTTTCTGTTGCTCCAGACTTAAAGTTATCTAAAGAGTTACAGATAGCAATAAGAAAAATTATAAAATCAAGTCCAATATTGGTAGAGCACAATGCCTTCCAGGTACTTAGAAGTGAAATAAGGTGTTTATTAACAGAAAGCGAATATACTCCACTAGCATACAGTGAGGATAAAATGGATGGAAAACTAGCAAATGCCTTCCTGGCTGATGAGGCAGGAGCAATGGACAGTTATCCAATAGAGGCCATGAGATCATCACAGATTACTTTATTTAATAAGTTAGGTATTATTTTAAGTACTCAATATCCTAACGATAACAATGGGATGATTGACGAGATTGATATATCTAAAAAAGTTTTAGATGGCCTAAGAGATAATAAAAGACGTTTTTCATTACTTTATGAGCCAGATGATGAATTTCTTTTAGACGACAAATGGATGACGGAGGACTTAGTTATCTATCAAAGTAATCCTGTTACAGTAGACAATGAACATATATTTGAAGCAATCAAGGAGAAAAGAGAAGATGCAGTTGACTACGAAAACAAGAGAGAAAATTATCTCTGTAAGCATAATAACATTAAATACAAAGGTCTTGGAGTAGAAGGATATATTGAAATCACCAAAGTTAGGGAATGTAAGATTAAAAAAGATAAAGAGTTTTGGAAAGGTAAAAAAGTATGGCTAGGAATGGACTTATCATTGACGGAAGATAACACAGCGGTCGCAATGGTAACAGAGGACGAAGGAAAAATCTATGGTAAAGTTTGGGGCTTTATACCTGGTGATAAAAAGAAACAAAAGAGCAAAAGGGAAGGCGTTGATTATGACAGGCTAATAAAGCAAGGCGTATGTTTTGAAAGTAGTGGCGAAGTAATAAGTTATGAAGATGTAGAAAATCATATTCTAGGATTAGAAGAAGAATATGAAGTTGAGATCCAGCAAATAGGATATGACAGAATGAATGCTATAAGCACAATACAAAAACTTGAATCAGCTGGATATGAGTGTGTGGAAATAAAGCAACATTCAAGTGTACTACACATGCCAACTAAGTTATTAAAAGAGTTGATATTAAGAAAAAAATTCAAATATGAAGAAAATCTAATGTTAGAAATAAACTTCCAAAATGCTAGATGTACAGAAGATACTAATTTGAACAAGTATGTTAATAAAAAGAAATCGGCTGGGAAAGTGGATATGGTAGTTGGGTTAATAAACGCTATGTATTTATTAGAACAAGAATTGTTATATGGAGTAGATGATTTTGCAGTACAAGTCGGATAA
- a CDS encoding HNH endonuclease has translation MLKSCKYCMRIHDSKFDCGKKPKRKKEVNDINKFRWSRRWREKREQIAERDKYLCQLAIREEPPRYIHSDIEVHHIAPIAEDYDLRLEDSNLITLSEEYHEKAECGEITKEYLRSILKEQYGYDYPPGE, from the coding sequence ATGTTAAAGAGCTGTAAGTATTGTATGAGAATACATGATAGTAAGTTTGATTGTGGAAAGAAACCTAAGAGGAAGAAAGAAGTAAATGACATTAATAAGTTTAGATGGTCCAGAAGATGGAGAGAGAAAAGAGAACAGATAGCAGAGAGAGATAAATATCTATGTCAGTTAGCTATTAGAGAAGAGCCACCTAGATATATTCACTCAGACATAGAAGTACATCACATAGCACCTATAGCTGAAGATTATGATCTAAGATTAGAGGATAGCAATTTAATTACATTATCAGAAGAATATCACGAGAAGGCAGAATGTGGAGAGATTACTAAAGAGTATCTAAGAAGTATTCTAAAAGAGCAATATGGCTATGACTACCCCCCGGGGGAGTGA
- a CDS encoding DNA adenine methylase — MMKPPITRMGGKSRLRKTIIEMIPGHTCYVELFFGAGWVYFGKEPSKVEVINDIDKELINLFKMIKYHGPEVERMLEYEFSGRDMFEEYKNCTVEYLTEIHRAVRFLYLITQSFAGKGGHYGYGTNTKPSPQIFYKNVLTDIKERLRNTYVENLSFEKIIDKYDREYSFFFADPPYYETTGYDNEFGKKEHILLRDKLVNLKGNFLLTINDHEAVREWYKDFNIKEVKVNYSVSREGKARKNYNELIITNY, encoded by the coding sequence ATGATGAAACCACCTATAACAAGAATGGGAGGGAAATCAAGATTAAGGAAAACAATTATAGAAATGATACCAGGCCACACATGCTACGTTGAGCTGTTTTTTGGTGCTGGATGGGTTTACTTCGGGAAAGAACCAAGCAAGGTAGAAGTGATCAATGATATAGACAAGGAGTTAATAAACCTATTCAAAATGATTAAGTACCATGGCCCTGAAGTAGAACGTATGCTTGAATATGAGTTCTCAGGTAGAGATATGTTTGAAGAATATAAGAACTGTACCGTTGAGTATTTAACTGAAATACATCGTGCGGTACGGTTTTTATATTTAATAACTCAAAGTTTTGCTGGTAAGGGAGGACACTATGGGTATGGAACAAACACTAAACCTTCACCACAAATATTTTATAAAAATGTATTAACAGATATAAAAGAAAGACTTAGAAACACCTATGTAGAGAATCTAAGTTTTGAAAAGATTATTGATAAGTATGACAGAGAATATAGCTTCTTCTTTGCTGATCCACCTTATTATGAGACTACAGGATACGATAACGAATTTGGCAAAAAGGAACATATACTTTTACGAGATAAGTTAGTCAATTTAAAAGGTAATTTCTTATTGACAATCAATGACCATGAAGCTGTTAGAGAATGGTATAAGGATTTTAATATAAAAGAAGTTAAAGTAAATTATTCTGTAAGCAGAGAAGGAAAGGCAAGAAAGAACTATAACGAATTAATTATAACTAACTATTAA
- a CDS encoding RNA polymerase subunit sigma-24 → MTEKELQKLHLIRKEIELLHKQINSLAPEVITDKVTGSLSEFPYIMHSITISGIDEDEYNRKSKRLERKLKLRLDELMDAVEEIDEYISKQEDSEIRQILSLKYINRLPWRQVAEHLGYADESVPRKKINRFLKMTDKSES, encoded by the coding sequence ATGACAGAAAAAGAGCTACAAAAACTTCATCTTATTCGAAAAGAAATAGAATTATTACATAAACAAATAAATTCCCTAGCTCCCGAAGTCATAACAGACAAAGTAACTGGTTCACTTTCTGAATTTCCTTATATAATGCATAGCATAACTATATCCGGAATAGATGAAGATGAGTATAATAGAAAGTCAAAAAGATTAGAAAGAAAACTTAAACTAAGATTAGACGAACTTATGGATGCTGTAGAGGAAATTGATGAATATATTTCGAAACAAGAAGATAGCGAAATAAGGCAAATACTATCATTGAAGTATATAAACAGGCTACCATGGCGACAAGTTGCAGAACATCTAGGATATGCAGACGAAAGTGTACCTAGGAAAAAAATAAATAGATTTTTAAAAATGACCGACAAATCCGAAAGCTAA
- a CDS encoding HNH endonuclease — protein sequence MYCQICGKGNAEKHHIIFKSQGGKNFLLNYKYLCPDHHRGNISPHKNKQIDIEYKEELQKELEELLTKDHYRLEELINLLGMQKVEAKKTFKHLKQYTEGYNNREIVFRLLGDKFYA from the coding sequence ATGTATTGTCAAATATGCGGAAAAGGAAACGCTGAAAAACATCATATAATCTTTAAAAGTCAAGGAGGAAAAAATTTTTTATTAAATTATAAATATCTCTGTCCAGATCACCATCGAGGGAATATAAGTCCACATAAGAATAAACAAATAGATATTGAATATAAAGAAGAGTTACAAAAAGAATTAGAAGAGCTACTAACAAAAGATCACTACAGATTAGAGGAGCTAATTAACCTACTAGGTATGCAGAAAGTAGAAGCTAAAAAGACCTTTAAGCACTTGAAACAATATACAGAAGGTTATAACAACAGAGAGATTGTATTTAGACTACTAGGAGATAAATTCTATGCATAA
- a CDS encoding phosphoadenosine phosphosulfate reductase family protein: MLEKAIEKLRKEMDQEKDNAYTQVVGGYLIKFLNKNQGAAERFLAEDKTIAKSLETMKNEASKKKKNNFAMFTLEEGLGQLNIDGKDKIQVAIERLKMFEPPAGYYLAFSGGKDSECIKELAIMAGVKFDAHYNHTTVDPPELVYHIRNNHKDVAIHYPEKSMWKLIEEKLMPPNRSARYCCDVLKEGGGEGRFVVTGVRWAESARRKNTRNVVEFDKYGSQSRKAKQQREIFLMSDNDEKRKMIENCQVKGKHILNPIVDWTEDDVWKFIKLRNIDYCELYDEGFKRLGCIGCPLAGKRNMEKDFERWPIYYTNYIKAFERMLEERDHRGLKTDNWKTGEDVMKWFMNC; the protein is encoded by the coding sequence ATGTTAGAAAAAGCAATAGAAAAATTAAGAAAAGAAATGGACCAGGAAAAAGACAATGCTTATACCCAAGTGGTAGGTGGATATTTAATAAAATTTCTAAATAAAAATCAAGGTGCAGCAGAGAGATTCTTGGCCGAGGATAAAACAATAGCTAAAAGCCTAGAGACAATGAAAAACGAGGCATCCAAAAAGAAAAAGAATAACTTTGCAATGTTCACCTTAGAGGAAGGGTTAGGTCAATTAAACATAGATGGTAAAGACAAAATCCAAGTAGCTATAGAAAGACTTAAAATGTTTGAGCCACCAGCAGGCTATTACCTAGCATTTTCTGGTGGAAAGGATAGCGAATGTATTAAAGAATTAGCGATCATGGCAGGAGTAAAGTTTGATGCACATTATAACCATACTACAGTAGATCCACCAGAGTTAGTTTATCACATTAGAAACAATCACAAAGATGTAGCAATTCATTATCCCGAAAAATCCATGTGGAAATTAATAGAGGAAAAATTAATGCCACCTAACAGAAGTGCAAGATATTGCTGTGATGTACTAAAAGAGGGTGGTGGTGAAGGAAGATTTGTAGTAACTGGTGTTAGATGGGCAGAGAGTGCAAGAAGGAAAAACACTAGGAACGTTGTAGAATTTGACAAATACGGGAGTCAATCAAGAAAAGCAAAACAACAGCGGGAAATTTTCTTGATGAGTGATAATGATGAAAAACGCAAAATGATTGAAAACTGCCAAGTTAAAGGCAAACATATACTGAATCCTATAGTAGATTGGACAGAAGATGATGTATGGAAATTTATTAAATTAAGAAATATTGATTATTGCGAGCTATACGATGAAGGCTTTAAAAGATTAGGTTGTATAGGCTGTCCTTTAGCTGGGAAAAGAAATATGGAAAAGGATTTTGAGAGATGGCCTATATATTACACTAATTATATAAAGGCATTTGAAAGAATGTTAGAAGAACGAGATCATAGAGGGTTAAAAACTGATAATTGGAAAACTGGTGAAGATGTAATGAAATGGTTTATGAATTGCTAA
- a CDS encoding DUF2175 family protein, whose amino-acid sequence MASGAILATCWVCEEAVWEDEWYLFKDSIIHEQCLSRAIKETTKLSTEQYNKLCRAKEIEQEINDLKTDLKETFKYYQDQVSRLEKELEKIKERE is encoded by the coding sequence ATGGCAAGTGGAGCTATTTTAGCTACCTGTTGGGTATGTGAAGAGGCAGTTTGGGAAGATGAATGGTACCTATTCAAAGATTCTATTATTCACGAGCAATGTTTATCTAGAGCTATAAAAGAAACAACAAAACTATCTACAGAACAATATAACAAGTTATGTAGAGCTAAAGAGATCGAACAGGAAATTAACGATTTAAAAACAGATTTAAAAGAAACCTTTAAATATTATCAAGATCAAGTTTCAAGGTTAGAAAAAGAACTAGAAAAAATAAAAGAAAGAGAGTGA
- a CDS encoding rolling circle replication-associated protein, whose product MAYRVKEYFCGDHLELEIFPVTRQQMKQSRKDKKKETVPKQKNLNDKNAKKYLRRKVHLNFTNDDIAMHLTYKPGCLPATEEEARKDVRNFIRRVNYYRKKIGLPPLKYIAVIEYEEGKTQLHHHIIMSGGVDRDTLEEIWGKGRANADRLKSDEFGYEALVNYITKDPKGKKRWISSKNLKNPEPNVSDYKYKKNRVIEIAKNPDDTAIFEKNYPGYLLTTCKIKINDYTAGIHLEIKLRKLKD is encoded by the coding sequence ATGGCATATAGAGTTAAAGAATATTTCTGTGGGGATCATTTAGAGTTAGAAATATTTCCAGTAACAAGACAACAGATGAAACAGAGTAGAAAAGACAAGAAAAAAGAGACCGTACCTAAGCAGAAAAATCTGAATGATAAAAATGCGAAGAAATACCTTAGAAGAAAAGTGCATCTAAATTTCACAAATGATGATATAGCAATGCACCTTACATATAAGCCAGGATGCCTACCAGCAACAGAAGAAGAAGCAAGAAAAGATGTAAGGAATTTTATAAGAAGAGTAAATTATTACAGAAAAAAAATAGGACTTCCGCCATTGAAATATATAGCGGTTATAGAGTACGAAGAAGGTAAAACACAATTACATCATCATATTATCATGAGTGGTGGAGTAGATAGGGATACCCTAGAAGAAATATGGGGAAAAGGTAGAGCTAATGCAGACAGACTAAAATCGGACGAGTTCGGATATGAGGCCCTAGTAAACTATATTACCAAGGACCCAAAAGGGAAAAAACGATGGATATCATCAAAGAATCTAAAAAATCCAGAACCTAACGTAAGCGACTATAAATACAAAAAAAACAGAGTCATTGAAATAGCAAAAAATCCAGACGATACTGCTATATTCGAAAAAAATTATCCAGGGTATTTATTAACAACTTGTAAGATCAAAATTAACGACTATACAGCTGGGATACATCTAGAGATTAAGTTAAGAAAGTTAAAAGATTAA